Within the Halichoerus grypus chromosome 2, mHalGry1.hap1.1, whole genome shotgun sequence genome, the region tttTCCCTCTTGAACTCCCTTGCCCCTAACTCTGTTTGGCTTTAATTTCAGATTAAAATAGagattaaagattttaatttcagATCTCAACTAAAATGCCATTCTTCAAATAGTCCTCTGCAACTATCTTGTCTAAAGTATCccttgtcggggcgcctgggtggctcagttgttaagcgtctgcctccggctcaggtcatgatctcagggtcctgggatcgagccccgcattgggctccttgctccacaggaagcctgcttctccctctcccactccccctgcttgtgttccctctctcactgtgtctctctctgtcaaataaataaataaaatcttaaaaaataaataaataaataaataaatgaaatatccTTTGTCTATCACACTGACCTGTTTTATTTCCATTAGAGCAGCTGTAACTAACTGAAATcatctgttcatttgtttccttgccttAGTGTCTCTTCTCCTTGGTAGGAAAGATCCATGACGGTATGGACTacctttgtcttgttcactgatCTATATtcagtgcttagaacaatgtctggtaCTGGTGGGCATTCATCTGCAGGGTGAATtcatagaaatgaaattgctgggtcaaaagaTTGTACTCATTTATGTTTACCAATTCTcctagtttgctagggctgccataacaaagaacTGTAGACTGGGGGGCTTACACAGCAAATTTAGTGTcgggaggctagaagtccaagacagggtgtcagcagggttggttcttaTGGAGGATCATGAGGGATCTGTTTCAGGCCTCGCTTCTTGGCCGTAGATGGTGTCTTCCCAGTTTCTTcatatcatcttccctctgtctgtgtccaattttcctttttttataaggacatcacttatattggattagggcccaccctaatgacatCATTTTAGCTTAACTACCTCTTCAAAGACCCcgtctccaaatatagtcacattctgaagttaCTGGGGGATAGGATtgcaatatatgaattttgaaggggacacagttcagcccataacaccaaCCAATGTATGAGTGTTTCTAATTCTACACACCGGGAATTTTCAGGCTTTTTAAACTTTGCCACCAGTCTGGTAAGTGAAATATGTTATCACCTTATTGAAGGCATCACATCGCAAGAACTGCTATTTCAGTTTTGCCTTTTGACATTGTTCAAACTTTAAGCgtcataaaaacattttattgatcTAATAATCCACTTTTAGGAGTTTAATTCtcaaaaaatgtatattccaaagaaaaaactatataccaaagtgtatttattgaaatgttatggaacttttttttttttggaataaccTAATCAACTAACAATGTAAcactaggaaggaaggaaatatagaGCTGCTTCTCACTGAAGTATtatgcagcttttaaaaataatacttcagCTGTGTCACAAAATGGAAATGTGataagcagaaaatgaaattggtatttcctttttattatagtTAACATCAAATACATAAGCATTGGGATAGACAGCAAAAGAAGTATAGACAAGTTGGAATCAGTCATGTTAAGatggtgggtttttgttttaaaacttccttttaaattgttatatttatCATTGTGACcacctttctttatattttctccagGAAACACTGACTGGGAAGTATGGAGAAGACTCTAAGCTTATCTATGACCTGAAGGACCAGGGTGGAGAGCTACTATCCCTTCGCTATGACCTTACTGTATCTTTCTAAACTTGGGCTCTTGGTACTTTGGATCAATTCGGTTCTCATTGGGCTGGGGCTATTTCTAGCCTCAGGTTTGGGGATAGCCAGACATAGGTGGGATTAAATATGATGCTTATGGCAATCAGggaacttctttctttcctttcctttcctttctttttttttctttctgtctttttctttccttattattttttaaagattttatttatttatttgccagagagagagagagcacaagcagggggagtggcaggcagagggaggagcaggttcccactgagcaaggagcctgatgcaggactcaatcccaggaccctgggaacatgacctgagctgaaggcagaccttcaacggattgagccacccaggcgtccctggaactTACTTCTTTAAATCAGGAATGGGACTTTAGCTAAATAGAACATAGCCTTAAAAGTCTTCTGAATCCCGAGTGAGACCTCAGCTTTATGTTGGGAACCTGCTCCAACTCAGTAATCCCTTGGCTCCAGAATAtctctcccctgccctgtccAGTGGGCAAAGTTCTCCTTAACTGACCAACAGTACATTTCCTTTATCGCCAAGCTATGTCAGAGAATCATCTGCTCAGAAATCCTACATGGAGacctttttctgttctctggccGATCTGCCTGGCCCCCTCCTGTGCTCAGCATAGTCCAGGGGAGACACTAACCAAAGAGAGAGGAACCCTAATCTTTTTTGAGACTTCTGCTGTGCTAACAAAGTTGATTCTGATGTTCAGAAATGCTCTTAATCTTACAGGTTGTGGTTTTACTCACACATAGAGGTTAGACCCCAGCTTCTGTTGGTGGTGATAATCAACTGCCGGACTGTGTGAGGAGGGGTCTTTCTCCTTAACTGTTACCAGGTTCCTTTTGCTCGATACTTGGCAATGAATAAACTGACCAACATTAAACGCTACCACATAGCCAAAGTATATCGGCGAGATAACCCAGCCATGACCCGCGGCCGGTATCGGGAATTCTATCAGTGTGTGAGTATGTGGGGCGTGATGGGGAACTTGGCCCTCCCTCAACTTAGTAGAATCTACTGAGTACTCATGGTGCACTGAACAAACTGGATGCACCAGATAGTGCTAACCTTCGATTTCTTTAGCATTTTCATGTAGAGGATAGggattattctccccattttacatatgagtaaATTTGAGACTCAGCAAGATTAAGAGATCATATGgatggaggcgcctgggtggctcagtcgttaaacgtctgccttcggcttgggtcgtgatcccagggtcctgggatcgagccccacatcaggctccctgctcggcaggaagcctgcttctccctctcccaccccccctgcttgtgttccctctctcactgtctctccctctgaaattaaaaaaaaaaaaaaaaaaaagatcataggGATAAGAAAGCCAAAGTCAGGAGTAGAACTTTTGGTCCATTGTTCTTTATATTAAACCACAGTGATTGGATCACAGCAAAGGATGGGGAAATTGGATTTGAAGTATCAGATCATCCAGAGTGGTGGCAGAGCTTCTgaataaatagagaaaatggCTAAGTACTAAGGCCATATATTTGCCCCCACAGTGGTAGgagaaaataaggataaatacatGAGTGAGATAATGAAGGAATGTAGACAGAAGGGAAACCAGGATGGGTAAGAGACCCAAGAATGCTGGGAGTTTCCTCTGGGTTGGTGATAGGACAGATAATGAAGAAGGTGGTATGTGCATGAGTGCAGATAGGCCTTTATAGGGAAAAAGCAGAGCCCCAGGGCTGTGTCTTCCCCCGCTCCCCGCCCTGCCCTTAAGAAGGTTAAAACTCTGAGGACTATACCTACCCATCTCCCTGCAGGACTTTGACATTGCCGGACAATTTGACCCCATGATCCCTGATGCAGAATGCCTGAAGATCATGTGTGAGATCCTGAGTTCCCTTCAGATAGGTGACTTCCTGGTCAAGGTCAGAGCTGAACGGGTTTGGGAGGGCAAAGTTGGGCCAAGCTTCTCATAGAAGATCCTTGTGCAGAGAGACCAGTAGCCCAAGTGACCAAAACTATTGATGGTCACACAAAGAGATCCTCTCCTCCCTGTGCCTTGGGTCCCTGCAGGTGAATGATCGGCGCATCCTAGATGGGATGTTTGCCATCTGTGGTGTGCCTGATAGCAAGTTCCGGACCATCTGCTCCTCGGTGGACAAGCTGGACAAGGTAATGACCTAAACACGCCACTCTTCTTTTCTCAGTCCATTTCCTTTATCTCCAAGCTATGGCAGAGAATCATCTGCTGCTCTGAGAGACGTAAAACAAGATCAGGAGAGAGGGGCCGTGCCTCTGTGCTCACCAAAGGAAGATTAGCCCCAGAATATAGGGTGAAAGGCAACTTCTGGAGGCAACTTCTGGAGGGCCCACACTTGCTCTGCAGTGGAGAACTACCCAGGGGTCCCTTACTGGTATCTGTCTGCCTAGGTGTCCTGGGAGGAAGTAAAGAACGAGATGGTGGGAGAGAAGGGCCTTGCGCCAGAGGTGGCTGACCGCATTGGGGACTATGTCCAGCAGCATGGTGAGGAACAGACCCTGCCTCTCCAAGAGCCATCAAACTGGCCTCAAATCTTAGGCCAaaacaactgtgtgtgtgtgtgtgtgtgagcgtgtgtgtgtgtgcgcgcgcgcttGTGCACGTGCATACATGTGTAGTCCGGTCAGTCAGTCTGGCTCACAAATGATACCTTCCCAGGTGGGGTATCCCTGGTGGAACAGCTGCTCCAGGATCCTGAACTGTCCCAAAACAAACAGGCCTTGGAGGGCCTGGGAGACCTAAAACTACTGTTTGAATACCTGACCCTGTTTGGCATTGCTGACAAGGTGAGTCAGGCTGGGGGTGGACACCTTAGCTGAACTCCGGGGTTTCAGTTCCTTGATCCTCATCTTGTACTATGATTTTGTCTCCACAGATCTCCTTTGACCTGAGCCTTGCTCGAGGGCTAGACTACTATACTGGGGTGATCTATGAGGCGGTGCTGCTACAAACCCCGGTCCGAGCAGGGGAAGAGCCCCTGGGGGTGGGCAGTGTGGCTGCTGGAGGACGCTATGATGGACTGGTGGGCATGTTCGACCCTAAAGGACGCAAGGTGCCGTGCGTGGGGCTCAGCATTGGCGTGGAGCGGATCTTTTCCATTGTGGAGCAGAGGCTAGAGGTACGTCCTGGGGGTGGGCAGCTGGTGGCATGTGAgctgttttctttgatcttcaAGGGGGCAAATAGTACTGTTTTGGTCAAGGAGCATCTctggaaagaaatggagaaaagatggtTGCTGTCTTTCACAGACTCGCACCCCATTGTAGGCCAGCTTTATGGATCTTTGATCATTCTTCACAGAATCCTTGCTCTGGGTCCCTGCTTCCCTCAGCACTGTCAGAAGTCATAGCTGCTATAACCAAAGACCCGGATCTTCTTCAGAATACAGAATGCTTAATATTTTACTACTCTGTACTGGGCACCATGCTTAGTGCTTTTCATGCATTATCTAGTAAAATTCTTACACAGCCCTGTAAATGtattgtttacattttctagacAAGGGAGCTGAAGCATTATAGGTCATAATTTGCTCAAGGTTGTGAAACTCTTAAGTAGCAGggtcagaatttgaatccaggcagtctaACTCCAAAGGCTTGCTCCTAACTACTCTGATGTTGTCTCTAAGTGGTAAGCATGTATCTGAGGTCTTGGGATCCTTCAGATGGCTATCTTGACTCTCTAGCCCCTGGAGTAACACCAGGGAAGGCCCTCATGGCCTTAAGCACTCCTTTGCTGCTGCTCTTAACTGGCTGGTTGCATTTCATCCCTTGGGGAATCCTCTGGCAGTCATCTTCCCAGTGCTCCCATCCTTTTCTCTGGAGCGGAAACCACCCATGTTTCCCAGTTGAGGTCACTGTTCCAGTAGGTATCTTATGTTGTTAAGAACTATGAAAATAGTTTTCCAGAAAAAGACAAGGGGCAGCAGCAGCATTTTCCCTTTCCCCCTGTCCACCCACACCCTGGGTTGGGCCCTGTGGCCAAAGTATAAGAGGCACAGTGTCTTGACTGGGCAGACAGTAAGTGGGAACTGGGTGAGCTCACAGTATCACTTCTGTGTGAATGTTCTTTTGGACCCGTAAGGTACTAGAAGGAAACAAGTTTGAAGTTACTGTATGTAAACTACCTTTACTCTTGCCCTACATGATCTGTTCTGGCAAGTCATATGTACAAGCCAGTCAGTTCATTTCTTACATCTCCTAGGAGCCACCTCATGCCCAATTGCTAGGGGAGAAGACAGGGCCCCTGTCCTTGTGGAGCTCGTGCAGTTGGGCCTTGTCTCTCAGAATCCTGACAACAGCCTGCTCTGTTTGCTCTTTGAAGATAGCCCAGCTCTCTGACTCTTACTTAtttgccccttccccaggctTTGGAGGAGAAGGTACGGACCACAGAGACACAGGTGCTTGTGGCATCTGCCCAGAAGAAGCTGCTGGAGGAGAGACTGAAGCTCGTCTCGGAGCTCTGGGATGCTGGGATCAAGGTAGTGGAGGCCAGCCCCAGGGTGGCAGCAGACTTGGGAGTGCTAGGAACAAACTAAATAAAAGCTTATCCATAGCAACTTCGTGGAGGAGGGCCAAGAGCACTTGGGCCCCAAGGAAGTTGTCCCTGAGGGCAGTAGAAGCCAGCATTCATCTTCTGCCCTGGTCCCCTGCAGGCAGAGCTGCTCTACAAGAAGAACCCAAAGCTGCTGAACCAGTTGCAATACTGTGAGGAGGCAGGCATCCCACTGGTGGCCATCATCGGTGAGCAGGAGCTCAAGGATGGGGTCATCAAGCTCCGCTCAGTGGCCAGCAGGGAAGAGGTAGGTAGGTGGGCAGGAAGGCTGAGGGACAGGGAATGTCTGGCAGGCCATGCCCATTCAAGACCCGAGCAAAAGCCTGGCACTCATGTTAGTGCCCACTCGGAAAGGACTAAAGGTTAACCTGTTACTATGGTCCTGGTAGGGTAGGAGTCCCATCTCCATCTATACCCTGTGTCTCTGGCTCCCCCAGGAAGCACTGTCTACTTTTTGCCTGCCTTTGCCTGCGTTCCTGCTCCCAGCTGAGCCAAGTCTGATGACTAGGGGAAGCAGTGGGCACTTAGGAGCAGTGGAGTCAGAGATGCTCATACCACCTTCTTTCCCCATCCTGGCCAGGTGGACGTCCGAAGAGAAGACCTTgtggaagaaatcaaaaggagaaCAAGCCAGCCCCTTTGCATCTGCTGAGTTGAGCAAACTATCAGGGGAAAGTGGGACTGGCACCATGTGAGGCTCAGACAAAACTCTGCATATGTACTTCACCGCTTTGCACACTTCTGTTCCAGCAGGAAGACCTGAACGGTGGTCAGAACGgagactttttattattattttattggtaATCACAGGCAAAAGTGGCCAGGTATTACACAATTTTTCCACAGGATGTCCTGGGGGCTTAGTCCAGTCTGTGCTCCAGGGACCGAGCCTCAGATGGTCGCCCCTGCAGGACCCTAACCAGATGGAGGGAGTGCTCCCCCCTAATCCTTAAAGGTCCAATAAAATGACTCAACCACCGGAGCCTGCCTGTGTCACTGTTGTCTAGCCCTGCCTTCCCTGTGGGAGCCTGGGCCTGCCATTCCAACCACTTGAGCGGTGCGAAAGTGGGGAGAGACGGACAGTAGGCCCCCCGGGCGCCTCCCCGGGGTGGAGGGTGCCGCTGAGGCTCCTGCCTCCCGCGCACGGCCTTGCCCGAGGAGCCGGCGCTGCCCGCACACTCACCAGTTAAGGGCTCTAGCTTTCACCTGAGGGTCCGAGGTTCCCGCGGCGCACGTGCAGTGGATACCCCCACCCCCTTGGGGGGCGGGGTCGTGTTTAGAGCCAATGAGCGCttggggggaggaggagtagGGAAACTTCCAGAGGGAGATGCGGAGGAGGTTATAAAGGGGGTACCGACGGGCTGGCCCAAGAGCCATGCAGTCCAAGCGGGAGTGTGAGGTGAGTGGCTGGCAAGAGGGGCTCGACAAGCGCCACCTGCGCAGGGAGAAGTGGCCCCTTGGGCTCCGGCTCCACAGGCGAGGTGGGGGGCGGGCGCGGCGATCCGCCATTCCAACCTGCCCTTTCGCCTTCAGCTGTGGTGTGAGAGGGTGAATCCCGAGAACAAGGCGGCGTTGGAGGCGTGGGTCAGGGAGACGGGCATCCGCCTGGTGCAGGTGAACGGGCAGAGGAAGTATGGCGGGCCACCCCCAGGTACGTCCCAGCCCTACGCCTGCCGGGCCCCGCCAGCCTCGACGGTCCCGACCGTGCaccctctgggggaggggcctagcCCAGTGCTCTGCAGGCAGAAATCTCTACCCGTTGCACCCCCTCCGATCAAGCAGCTGAGACTTGTCTGTGGCTCTCCAGCCACCCaccttgccccccgccccccgagggAGGGAGCCAGCCTTAAGGTGCACTTACCCTGCGCCAGCCGCGTTGTTAGCTAGGCACCCCGGTTATGGTTATGCCAACGGCTCGGGGTGCGAGTGCTGCACCCATTTCACGGACGTTTGCTCATAGGCCCTCTCGCGCTGGGTGCCCGGGCCCGAAAGCCGGAGCCGTCCCGGAGGATGACGGTGCCCCTTCCCGCCCCTTCCCCCAGGCTGGGTGGGCAGCCCGCCGCCGGCCGGGTCCGAGGTGTTTATCGGGCGGCTGCCCCAGGACGTGTACGAGCACCAGCTGATCCCACTGTTCCAGCGCGTGGGCCGCCTCTACGAGTTCCGCCTGATGATGACCTTCAGCGGCCTGAACCGCGGCTTCGCCTACGCGCGCTACAGTTCGCGGCGCGGCGCCCAGGCGGCCATCGCCACGCTGCACAACCACCCGCTGCGGCCGGCCTGCCCGCTGCTCGTGTGCCGCAGCACGGAGAAGTGCGAGCTGAGTGTGGACGGGCTGCCCCCGGCGCTGAGCCGCCGCGCGCTGCTGCTCGCGCTGCAGCCCCTGGGTCCCGGCCTGCAGGAGGCGCTGCTGATGCCCAGCCCCGGGCCGGCGCCCGCGCAAATTGCGCTGCTCAAGTTCAACTCGCACCGCGCCGCCGCCATGGCCAAAAAAGCCCTGGTGGAAGGTAGGGGGGCGAGGCTGCGGGGAGAGGGGGGGGGCTGCTGGTGGGGGCCAGACACATTTCGCCCTGCACTTTACACGTCAGCATAGAGGGTAAAGCAAGATCGTAGGGTAAAGCAAGTCTGAGTTTTCGATGTCATACTATATATGACCTGAGATTTTTAGTTTCCGCTGGTGCTCCCAGGTGCCACCTACGTTAACGCTTCCCAGGCATTATCTCCTAACTTAGTCTCCAACATTCCAGTGAAACACAGAATGATCTCCCTCTTTAGATATGAAGAGAGGGTTTGGGGAGAAATTAATTCGCCCGAGGCAGTCCTACGGAGTCTACCTTTTATCTACTATCGAACTTGCTACCTCAGGCTGTTGTGAGAATTAGGTGGCACTTAGCACATTCCCTGAGTGGTGGCAGGTAATCACAGTAAAGGTTAGCTATTATGATGGTTATGAGGCAGACAAAGCCTGCATCCCCCGGCACTCCAATAAGGGAACTAAGAAGGTAGCAGCCACTACGCCcccttttcaaagaaacaaagaagcctGGAGAAGttaactcgcccaaggtcacaccaccAGGAAATGGGAAGGCTAGAAATTAAACAGGCCGCGTAGACTCCAAAGGGTTCACAGGGCCTGGGAGCTTGGATCCAGGGCTTAGACCTCCCCTCGTCTCTGCCTTTTTCCTGCAGGGCAGTCACGCCTCTGCGGAGAGCAGGTGGCGGTGGAGTGGCTCAAGCCAGACCTGAAGCAGCGACTCCGCCAGCAGCTCCTGGGTccctcagcgcagagcctgcaGCCGGACGGCAGTTGGCTGGCCCCAGCCAGGGACAAGCTAGAGTCCCAAGGGGCTCGCGCTGCCCTGCAGCTGCTGTGCCAGCGGATGAAGCTGGGCAGCCCCGTGTTCCTCACCAAGTGTCTGGGCACAGGCCCTGCCGGCTGGCACCGCTTCTGGTACCAGGTGGTGATCCCTGGGCACCCAGTGCCCTTCAGCGGCCTCATCTGGGTGGTGCTGGCCCCGGATGGGCAGAACGGGCATGAGGTGGCTAAGGATGCAGTGTCTGCCAGGATGCTAGAGGCACTGCGGGAGTCGGGGGCCAGCCTTGTACGGTCTGCGGGAGCCGAGGCAGGTACCGTGGTTAAGCAGTGACGCTGTCCTCTTCGCAGGCAGCCTGCACGAGCTGGCAGAGCTTGTGTTAGTCCCCAGCCCAGCAGGCCTGGGCAGCCGCCGTCTAGTCTCAAAGAGGAGGAGCACGGGCCGCGCCCTACCTCTGACACAGCCTCCCAGCTGGGGCAGGGCCCCCGGAGGCCTGGGAAAGCTCAGGTTTGGCTAAGTGGTGGTGAGGGACCCTTGCTTTCCCCCTCCCGGCCCAGGGTCTGACCTGGCCCCACGGTACTCCTTGGCCCTTCTCTGTGTGATAGACACACAAACACCCCCTCTTCTCCCACAGCCCAGTATGAATCTCActtcttattttcttgatttgtcatctttgttgattttatttggaGGCTGGCTGAGCCAGAGGGTCAGAAATCTGCCTTGTGTCCCCACTACGTGACTTCCTGGTTATGGTGTATGTGGTTTTGGGTTTTTCTGCTGGTTGTATTTATATTAAACCCCTGGTTGGTGTACACCTGTGTCCGTGCGGTCTTGCCCCAGCCGTGGGCTTCTCTCCCACTGGCCGAGCGAGCGGCTACCACAGAGCAAGTACTTGCCTCCTCCCCTCCGCATCCTCAGGCCTGAGCCTCTGGCTCTGCACCTTTGTGCACGGCCCAAGACCAGTACAAGTTTGTAGCCTCTCTCGTATCCAGCCCAGGAAGCAAGACGTGCCGGGGGGGACCTATCCTGAGACTCCGCTCATGCCCTCAGTCACTGTCatcctcactctcctcctcctccttctgagcTGCGCagtcttctccctcttccctcagtCCTGCAAAGAAGTCAGCTGTGCTCCAAGCCTTGCTGCTCAGCGCCCGCAGCGGCCCCCCCTTTTTCTTGCGCCGGCGGTAGTCATCTACGACCACAGCCCGCAGCTGGGCCATGTTCCAGAACTTGAGGCGCTGGTCGTGGCCACTGCTGGCCAGGAAGTGGCCGCAGTGGGAGAGGGCCAGCTTCTCCACAGGCTCCCCGGCATGCTGGCCCACGCTGCCCACCACACGGTTCGGCAGGATGTTGACAGCcctgggcagagagaaaagagagtttGGTCTTGGCTGGTTCGGTCCGCCCCTCGTGCGACCTCAGGGCCGTCCCGGCCTCTCTCACCTGATGACTCCGTCAGTGGAACCAGCGCACAGCAGGCTCTCAGTGACCGGAACCATGCAGTCAATAGACTCAGCTCTCAGGGCAAACCGATCACTTGTGGCCCCAAAGCCATTCCAGTTGAAGAGGTAGATGGTGCCTTCACCGGAGCCACAGGCCACCTTCTTCCCATACTGCAGGGAATGAAACCATGTCTGGGGGGGCCCTGTCAGAACAGATCCCTGTCGTGCTCCCAAACCCCCACACCGAGATGTACTTTCATGAGCGTGACAGAGGTCAGGTCTCCagactgaggctctgagagcaGTTCAAACCGGCGCCGCCTGATGTTGAAGACGCCCAGGCAGCCATCCCCGCTGTAGAGAGAACAGAGCAGCGGGCTTGGCCAAAGCTCCCATCGAAGGAGGGAGCTGCgacagggaagggaaagggaggcagCTTTGAGGCTGTACCTGGCTGTAAGCAGCAGCTTCTTGGCTGGGTCCAGAGCCATGTCAGCGATATACTCCTCATGCTGCCGCATATCCATTAAGGGGCCCTCCTTCCGCTGGTCCCAGAGCCGGATGCCACCCGTGTCATCCCCAGTGGCCAGGACATTCTCATCTACCAGCAGCAGACTGTTGATGGGGGCACTAGAGACACAGAGCTGCTTGAAGCATTTTGTCCCGGGAGGAACCTACCACCTTACCCTTGACCTCAACACACAATTAGCTCCCCTTACCCGTGAGCCTTGGAAATGCGTCTTTCCAGTCGGCCCTGCTCCACATCTAGAACATGGATGGCTTTGTCCTTGGAGACAGTGACAAGTTCTGGGGGGAGAGGTGCCCAGGTCATGGTGCTGCTCACTGCTCCCTTGCCAACAGATTGCTGGCTGGCTGCCTTGCCCCATACTCACTCTGTCCATCTTCAGAGAAGGCCACAGCTCGGCAGGATTTGAGGTGGTGACCTGAGGACCAGAGCTCCTTCGTTTCTCCCTCTTGGCAAGAGTAGGAAAAGctagggggaggaggaagagagtgaaTGACTCCAGATCCTGCCAGCAGGGAATATAAAGACCAACTTAGTCAACCTTCCACCTCTCTAGGAACTGCTGCTTACATACCACCAAACCCACGGAGCTTACCatcccatttttccattttcaaatgtTCAGTCTTTAATTCAACATACATTCAAAGTATATTTGCTCAGGACTTCTTTGTGAACTGACCCCATGTCATCCTTAAAAGCCCCAGCCTGGGGAAATACTAGATCTGGACCACTATGGAGGGCGTGAACTATGTGCTAAAGacagaacaggggcgcctgggtggctcagttggttaagcgtccgccttcagctcaggtcataatcccagagtcctaggatccactccttgctcagcagggagtctgcttctccctctccctcaccctctgcccctcccccagcttgtgctctgagtctctcattctcaaaaatcttaaaaaaaaaagaaaaaagaatagccCCAGGAgtttgaaatacaaaaattaacaaaagatagGGCTCTTGTACTCCAGGTCTATATGAGCTAAAGAAAGTTAAAACTAATTACAGAATATTGTTGCCACATGCTGAAAAGGAGGTAGGATCAAAATGGAGGTGGAACAGAGAAGGGCCAGCCTGGAAGCTCAGCTTTGAGGCAAGTATTTGTCCAGAGTGTATCCCTAGTGCCTACCTCAGAGCAGATCTTCAAAAAGGGCCAGATGACAAAGTACTTAATTGCTAGGGAGTTTCGGTGAGCAGAACAGGGTCTCCTTATTTGCTCTGTCCCAGTGCCTAGCATGAGAAAAGAGCCCTGGAAAGCTAAGGTCAAGATGTGAGTTGGGTCACGAAGAATAAGTAGTTCATCGGGCAGATACTGGAGGCAGATAATCAATGTCCCTTCTAGGGCAGAGACAAGGAATGAGGAGGGTTCCAGTGGCAGGAGAGTGAAATGGCTGAATCTGGAAAGACGGGTTGGACTGGACTTGAGACCATATAGGCCAAGCAGAAGTATGAATTTACTCCTATGGGAAAAGGAACCTCTTTGGAATGGTCATGGAAGAAGTCAGAAGCCTGCCAAAAGGCAGTGGCTGAGGGTAGG harbors:
- the HARS1 gene encoding histidine--tRNA ligase, cytoplasmic, whose protein sequence is MAERAALEELVRLQGERVRALKQQKASAEQIEEEVAKLLKLKAQLGPDEGKQKFVLKTPKGTRDYSPRQMAVREKVFDVIVSCFKRHGAEVIDTPVFELKETLTGKYGEDSKLIYDLKDQGGELLSLRYDLTVPFARYLAMNKLTNIKRYHIAKVYRRDNPAMTRGRYREFYQCDFDIAGQFDPMIPDAECLKIMCEILSSLQIGDFLVKVNDRRILDGMFAICGVPDSKFRTICSSVDKLDKVSWEEVKNEMVGEKGLAPEVADRIGDYVQQHGGVSLVEQLLQDPELSQNKQALEGLGDLKLLFEYLTLFGIADKISFDLSLARGLDYYTGVIYEAVLLQTPVRAGEEPLGVGSVAAGGRYDGLVGMFDPKGRKVPCVGLSIGVERIFSIVEQRLEALEEKVRTTETQVLVASAQKKLLEERLKLVSELWDAGIKAELLYKKNPKLLNQLQYCEEAGIPLVAIIGEQELKDGVIKLRSVASREEVDVRREDLVEEIKRRTSQPLCIC
- the DND1 gene encoding dead end protein homolog 1; the protein is GEWLARGARQAPPAQGEVAPWAPAPQARWGAGAAIRHSNLPFRLQLWCERVNPENKAALEAWVRETGIRLVQVNGQRKYGGPPPGWVGSPPPAGSEVFIGRLPQDVYEHQLIPLFQRVGRLYEFRLMMTFSGLNRGFAYARYSSRRGAQAAIATLHNHPLRPACPLLVCRSTEKCELSVDGLPPALSRRALLLALQPLGPGLQEALLMPSPGPAPAQIALLKFNSHRAAAMAKKALVEGQSRLCGEQVAVEWLKPDLKQRLRQQLLGPSAQSLQPDGSWLAPARDKLESQGARAALQLLCQRMKLGSPVFLTKCLGTGPAGWHRFWYQVVIPGHPVPFSGLIWVVLAPDGQNGHEVAKDAVSARMLEALRESGASLVRSAGAEAGTVVKQ
- the WDR55 gene encoding WD repeat-containing protein 55, which produces MDRTCEERPAEDGSDEENHDSTETPVRIRDTPEDIVLEAPASGLAFHPARDLLAAGDVDGDVFVFSYSCQEGETKELWSSGHHLKSCRAVAFSEDGQKLVTVSKDKAIHVLDVEQGRLERRISKAHGAPINSLLLVDENVLATGDDTGGIRLWDQRKEGPLMDMRQHEEYIADMALDPAKKLLLTASGDGCLGVFNIRRRRFELLSEPQSGDLTSVTLMKYGKKVACGSGEGTIYLFNWNGFGATSDRFALRAESIDCMVPVTESLLCAGSTDGVIRAVNILPNRVVGSVGQHAGEPVEKLALSHCGHFLASSGHDQRLKFWNMAQLRAVVVDDYRRRKKKGGPLRALSSKAWSTADFFAGLREEGEDCAAQKEEEESEDDSD